Proteins encoded in a region of the Suncus etruscus isolate mSunEtr1 chromosome 1, mSunEtr1.pri.cur, whole genome shotgun sequence genome:
- the CCL19 gene encoding C-C motif chemokine 19, with amino-acid sequence MASPMAQLLVLILLFFWNTPALAGTNDAEDCCLSVTQRPIPKNIVKAFRYLLMKDGCIVPAVVFTTLRGHQLCAPPDQPWVKRIIKRLQRQKQ; translated from the exons ATGGCCTCACCTATGGCTCAACTACTGGTCCTCATCCTGCTGTTTTTCTGGAACACCCCTG CTCTGGCGGGCACCAACGATGCAGAAGACTGCTGCCTGTCAGTGACCCAGCGCCCTATCCCCAAGAATATCGTGAAGGCCTTTCGCTACCTCCTCATGAAAGATGGCTGCATTGTGCCTGCTGTAGT GTTCACCACGCTGAGAGGCCATCAGCTCTGTGCACCTCCAGACCAGCCCTGGGTGAAACGCATCATCAAGAGATTGCAGAGGCAAAAACAATAA
- the CCL21 gene encoding C-C motif chemokine 21: protein MTPSQILSLIALLLACGFPKTQGNDGGAQDCCLKYSSKKIPSHVVRSYRKQEPSLGCPLPAILFAPKKRSLPEICADPKEDWVQKLMHILDQPPELRKPTKGCRKDKSGKKGKGSKGCKRNKQSETPKSP from the exons ATGACTCCCTCTCAGATTCTGAGTCTCATCGCTCTGCTCCTGGCATGCGGCTTCCCCAAGACCCAAG GCAATGATGGAGGGGCACAGGACTGTTGCCTAAAATACAGCAGCAAGAAGATCCCCTCCCATGTTGTCCGCAGCTACCGGAAGCAGGAGCCAAGCTTGGGCTGCCCTCTCCCTGCCATCCT GTTCGCCCCTAAGAAGCGCTCCCTGCCTGAGATATGTGCAGACCCCAAAGAGGACTGGGTACAAAAGCTCATGCACATTCTGGACCAGCCACCAGAGCTCCGCAAGCCCACCAAGGGCTGCCGGAAGGATAAGTCTGGCAAGAAAGGGAAGGGCTCCAAAGGCTGTAAGAG GAACAAGCAGTCAGAGACCCCGAAAAGTCCATAG